Below is a window of Syntrophorhabdaceae bacterium DNA.
GGAAAGATGCAGCATGAAAAATATTTGGTCTCCACGATTGACATCAGGGGTCACTATTGCCAATTATCTCCGAAGGGAGCAGTTAATAGTCCTTGAATCAACAACATATCCAGGCACTACAGATGAGGATGTGAGGAAAATACTTGAAGAGACAGGATTAAAGGCAGGAGAGGACTTTTATTTGGCATTTTCACCTGAAAGAGAAGACCCTAACAACAAAGATTTTTCCATCTCAAATATACCTAAGATAGTTGGAGGATACACTACCAAATGTTTACATGTTGCAAAGACATTATATGATTGTATAGTTGTAAAAATTATTCCTGTATCTTCAACAAAGGTTGCAGAGGCTGCAAAGCTTCTTGAAAATATTTATAGAGCAGTAAATATCGCACTCGTCAATGAATTAAAGATACTCTTTGATAGAATGGGCATAGATATATGGGAAGTAATAGAAGCTGCGAAGACAAAGCCCTTTGGTTTCCATGCCTTTTATCCTGGCCCTGGTCTTGGCGGGCATTGTATACCCATCGACCCCTTCTATCTTACATGGAAGGCACGGGAATATGATGTTCCCACCCGCTTAATTGAATTAGCTGGAGAGATAAATACCAACATGCCTTATTATGTTGTGAACAAAACTGTTGGGGCATTGAATGAGAGAGGAAAAAGCATAAAAGGCTCGAACATATTGATACTGGGAATTGCGTATAAAAAGGATGTAGATGACACCCGTGAATCGGCTTCTTTCAGATTAATGGAATTGCTGGAAGAAAAAGGAGCTGTTGTTGATTACAACGACCCTTATTTTCCGCAAACCCCGAGGATGAGAAAATATAAAATAAGTAAGGAATCAATTCCTTTGACAAAAGAGAATTTGTCAAAATATGATTGTGTTATAATAGTTACTGACCACTCAAGCTATAATGCTCATTTTATTGCTCAAAATGCCGCACTTATTATTGATACAAGAAATCTTATAGGTAAGGCAGGTATAGTAAGCGAAAAGGTGGTGAAGGCATAAAGGTGCTGATTATTGGTTTACTATTATAATTTTTTATAGGATTCTATTATACAAACGATGGCTGGATAGAGGCAATGGGGATGCTCCTATGGATTATTTCTTCACTTTTTTTAAGTTTGGTTTTTATTTCAAGTAGTTCTGTGTCTGTTTTGGTGACTAAATTTCTATTCAAAATAGTCCTTTTGGCCAAAGGTTTTATTTTATATATGCAGAGGGTATAAACGTGAAGACATTTAGTTAAAATATCATCGCTTATTTAGTTTGTCAAGCAGTGCTTTTTTTGTTGTTTCTTGCCTCGTAGTTTGCAAATCTTTGCTCTCAACGGCTTGTAATTGAAATTCATTTGCCCATCACCTGAACAATTAAATTTCTTTGCCTTTTTCTGTTATCAAAATCTATAAATACTATCTGCTGCCATGTCCCAAGGGTCAAGGCGCCTTTAATAATAGGTATAGATAGAGATGGTTTCATAAGCGCTGCCCTTACATGTGAGAATCCATTTCCATCACCCCACCTATTATCATGTTCATATGTTATATCAGATGGGACTATCCTCTCCAGGGCATTTTTGAGGTCCCTTATGACACCTGACTCAAATTCAATGGTGGTAATAGTCCCTGTTGAACCAGGACAGAATACTGTAACAAGCCCAACCTCAATACTTGAATCTTTTGCAATCATTTTTACCTTTTGGGTAATATCTATGGTATCACCAAAGCCTTTTGTCTCCAAATATATTGTATCTGCATGTATAATCATCCTGCACCTTTTTTACAATATTTTCATTGCCTTTTTTAGATCCTCTTCTGTATCTATACCAAAGCCATCATAATCTGCAACAAGAACCTTAATCTTAAAACCGTTTTCAAGAACCCTCAACTGTTCAAGAGACTCTGCATTTTCGAGAAAACCCTTTGGTATATTAATATATTTTTCGAGAAAATCTTTTGTATATGAATAAATGCCTATGTGTTTATATATAAAAGTGTCTTTCCCTGACGATCTTTTAAATATCTGCAATTTACCATCCCTTAGATATGGTATTGGTGAACGAGAAAAATAAATGGCGAATCCATGTATGTCTATCACCACCTTTACTGTATTAGGGTCTTTATATTCATGTTCATCTGCTATAAAGGTGCATAAAGTTGACATGTCATATTTATGCCTTTCCATTTCAGAGAAAAGTAAATCGATCATATCTGGTCTTATAAAAGGTTCATCACCCTGGACATTCATTATAATGTCTCCGCCTATGCTCTTCACGGCCTCGTAAACCCTTTCTGTGCCGCTGGAACATAACTTATCTGTCATAACTACCTTTGCACCAAAAGATTTAGCCTTATCTCTTATAGCGCTATCATCTGTTGCAATATATATATCATCTTTTAATTGTGACCTTGCTGCTGCTTCATATACCCACTGGATCAGGGGTTTTCCTTTTATCTCTAATAAAGGTTTTCCAGGTAGCCTTGTAGATGCATATCTGGCAGGTATAATAATGACCTTTTTATTTATTGCATTCATGGCCTATACGCTCCTAATTTTAAACCTTTGCAAAATATAGCAAGTGTCTAAAAAATATGATATAGAAATCATGCAAATAAGTCATGAGATTTATCCCTTATTCTTAAGACTTTTTTCCATGATCTCGATTTAGATATCTCTTTAAAAACCTCCCTGTATAACTATCTTGGCATAATATTATCTCTTCCGGTGTCCCTTTTGCAACTATCCTGCCGCCATTCTCGCCACCTTCAGGGCCTAAATCTATGATATAATCGGCACATTTTATTACATCCATATTGTGCTCTATAACCACTACGCTATTGCCTCTTTCTACAAGTTCAAAGAGAACCTTTAAAAGTTTTTCTATATCGGCAAAATGCAAACCCGTTGTTGGTTCGTCGAGGATATAAAGGGTCTTGCCTGTCTCTCTCTTTGATAGCTCTCTTGAAAGTTTTATCCTTTGCGCCTCACCCCCTGAAAGGGTTGTTGCAGCCTGTCCCAGCCGTATATAGCCGAGACCTACATTATTCAGGACCTTTAGTTTGTTTTTTATATGGGGTATGGAGTCAAAAAATTCAGATGCCTGAGTTACTGTCATCTCCAGGACATCGGCAATACTCTTCCCCCTGTATTTAACTTCCAGGGTATCTCTATTGTATCTCTTACCCTTACAGACATCACAGACTATATATATATCAGGCAAAAACTGCATCTCAATCTTTACAAACCCCTCGCCTGTGCATGTTTCGCATCTGCCTCCTTTGACATTAAAGCTAAATCTTCCCTCTTTATATCCCCTTATCCTTGATTCAGGTAGTTTTGCAAAAAGTTCCCTTATATAAGTAAAGACACCTGTGTATGTGGCAGGATTAGAACGTGGTGTCCTACCTATGGGTGATTGATCTATATCAATTACACTGTCTATTGCCTCAAAACCCTCTACCCTTTCCACTTCCCCTGCCCTTTCCTTTGAACGGTAAAGTTTCTGTTTGAGGAGCGGATATAGTGTATCCACTACAAGGGAACTCTTGCCTGATCCAGAAACACCTGTTATTACAGTCAAAACACCCAGTGGTATGTCAACATCTATATTTTTAAGATTGTTTGCCCTGGCGCCTCTAATCCTTATAAATCCTTTTGATTTTCTTCTCTTTTCAGGAATCTTTATCTCTTCCCTTCCTGATATATACAAACCTGTTATTGAATCTTGATGTCTGGACAATTCATCAGGTATTCCTTGAAACACCACCTGCCCGCCGTTTTCTCCGGCACCTGGGCCTAAGTCCACCACATAGTCTGCAGATACTATGGCATCATGGTCGTGTTCGACTACAATAACGGTATTATCAATATCTCTTAATCTCTTTAATGTAGCAAGAAGCCTCTCATTGTCTCTTTGGTGTAAGCCAATGCTCGGTTCATCAAGGACATATAAAACACCTGTCAATCCTGAACCTATCTGCGTGGCAAGCCTTATACGCTGTGACTCACCAGATGAAAGCGTTGCAGAATTTCTACTCAAGGTGATATAATCCAATCCAACATCCATTAAAAACTTAAGTCTTGAAATGATTTCTTTGAGTATAACCCTTGCTATCTCCTGTTCTTTACTACCTAATTCAATGTTTTTGAAAAACTCAAGACATCTTGCTATAGTCATCCTTGATATATCGTAAATATTCAAACCATTTATCTTAACCCATAATACCTCTTTTTTTAGCCTTGCCCCATTGCATGCAGGGCATGGGATTAGATTTATAAATCTCTCATATCTGTCTTTTTCATAAACGCTGGCATTTTTATAATCCCTTTCCAGTTCTTTTATAACCCCTTCATAAGGCCTTTTTACTATCTCTCTCCTCGAGCCCCTGTCATAATAAAATTCTATCTCCTCTCCATTGGAACCAAACAAAATAGCATCCTGGACATGCTTGGGAAGTTCTCTAAAGGGTTGCCAGATATCTATATTGTAATGTTGAATAAAACCCTCAATAAAAGGGAGAAAAAAAGCAGGATTCTTTTCACCCCAGGGGATTACAGCCCCTTCCCTTAATGATAGATCTTGATTAGGAACTATAAGTTCCGGATCAAAATACTCTTTTACTCCTAAGCCATAGCAAGTAGGACATGCACCATAAGGGTTGTTGAAAGAAAACATCCTTGGCTCTATCTCAGGATAACTTATGCTGCAATCAGGGCAGGCAAATCTTTCGCTGAAGATGACCTCGCCTTTTCCCTCAATATCTATCTTAACAATCCCGTCTGCCTTTTGAAGGGCAAGCTCCACAGCCTCGTAAAGCCTTCTTTCTATACCTTCTCTTATTTTTATCCTGTCTATTATTATGTCGATTTCATGTTTTTTGTTTTTATCAAGGACAATATCCTCATATAAATCATAAGGTTTATTATCGATCATTATTCTTGTGAAACCCTGCTTTCTCAGGTCATCGAGTTCTTTCTTGTATTCACCCTTTCTGCCCCTTACAATGGGCGCAAGAACAGTAAGCATGGTCCCTGAGCCAAAAGAAAGAATATGATCCACAATCTGAGGGGCATGCTGGCTTTTTATCTCCTTGCCACAGCCATAACAGTAAACCCTTCCGATACGGGCAAATAAAAGCCTTAAGTAATCATATATTTCCGTCACTGTCCCTACGGTACTGCGGGGATTTTTGCTTAAGGTCTTCTGCTCTATACTTATGGCAGGCGAAAGCCCTTCTATATAATCTACATCAGGCTTATCCATAAGCTCAAGGAACTGCCTTGCATATGATGAAAGGGATTCTACATATCTTCTCTGTCCTTCGGCATAGATTGTATCAAAGGCAAGGGTGGATTTACCTGAACCGCTGGGTCCGGTTATAACTACCATTTTATTTTTCGGTATTACTACATCTATATTTTTGAGGTTATGTTGGCGTGCGCCTTTTATGATTATCTTATCCACAGGCTATAAATTAACAGATTTAATGAGTCCAGTAAAGAAAACGCAAATAGACCTTTAAGGGCCTATTTTCAGATACTATCTTAATTCTTTCGAATCCAATATAATAGTTACAGGCCCATCATTTATAAGATTAACATCCATATAAGCCTGGAAGATACCGCTTTCTACTCTTGCTACCCTTTCCTTCATCTTTTCCAGAAAAATCTCAAACATCTTTTTTGCCTCTGCTGAGGGCATGGCACCTGAAAAGGATGGCCTCCTTCCCCTTGTGCAGTCTCCATAAAGGGTGAATTGAGAGACTACAAGGACTTCTCCACCTATGTCAATAAGTGATTCATTCATCCTGCCTCTCTCTTTTTCAAAGATCCTCAGGTTGACTATCTTATCCACCATCCATTGAATGTCCTGGATAGTATCTCCAGTGCCTATCCCTAAAAACACCAGAATGCCATTACTAATTGTGCCAACTACCTGGTTGTCTACCTCTACTGTGGCCCTTTTAACCCTTTGTAATACTGCCTTCATGTTATATTATAAGCTGAGACCATTAGAAGAATAATTGCATTGGACAAAATATGTCCCTTTTTAATTTAAATTTAATAGATGTTTTATTCTAATAGAGTCGCCTTATTTCTCCTGCTCTTTCTCCTTCTTTGCATTCTCTATTATCTTGGTAGCAATATGGGCAGGGACCTCTTCATAATGGGAAAACTCTACAGTAAAGGTGCCCCTACCACCTGTCATTGACCTTAAATCAGGGGCATATTTAAGTATCTCTGCCATGGGTACCATTGCCTTTACCACCTGATTATTTCCTTTTGACTCAACACCCAATATCTTGCCCCTTCTTGAATTTAGGTCACCCATTATATCACCCATATTTTCATCAGGGACAATGACTTCAATCTTCATAATCGGTTCAAGCAGTGTTGGATTTGCCATCTCCATACCCTTTTTAAAACCCATGGATGCCGCTATCTTAAATGCCATTTCTGATGAGTCAACATCATGATAAGAGCCATCATAAAGCGATACCTTTATGTCTGTAACAGGGTATCCGGCGAGCATGCCCTGTTCCATGGCCTCCACTATCCCCTTTTCAACAGCAGGTATATATTGTTTTGGTATTACACCACCCACAATCTTATCCACAAATTCAAATCCCTCTCCCCTTGGTAAAGGAGATATCTCAAGCCACGTATCGCCATATTGACCTCTACCACCTGATTGTCTCTTGTATTTGCCCTGAACCTTTGCTGTGCCTTTTATGGTTTCTTTATATGGGACCTTTGGTTCTTTCAGTTCCACATCAACGCCGAATTTCCTCTTTAATCTCTCTACGATTACCTCTATATGGATTTGTCCCATACCTGAGAGTATAAATTCCTTTGTCTGTTCATCCCTTTTATATCTAATCGTAAGGTCTTCCTCCATAAGCCTTGAAAGGGACGAATTAAGCTTATCTTCGTCGCCCTTTGCCTTTGGTTGAAGAGAAAAGGATATAAGCGGTGTAGGCACCGTTACTCCTTTATATCTCACTGGAGATTTTTCATCACAAAGCGTATCACCGGTTCCCACATCCTTTAGTTTTGCCAGGACTGCAATATCACCAAATGATGCAAAACCAGCTGGCTTTTGTTTTTTTCCTATAAGATAGAATATTTGTCCTATCCTCTCCTTTTCGTCTTTTGTGGCATTGAGAACCGTCATATCAGGGTGGACTTCACCGGAATATACCCTAAAAAGGGTCAGCTTGCCTGCAAAAGGATCCGTAATGGTTTTAAAAACATATGCACTAAAGGGTTTATCTGGGCCAACCTCTGCGATTTTGGTTTCCCCTGTCTTTATATCTATAACTTCCATTTCTTTTCTGAAAAGAGGTGATGGATAATATTTTACAATATTATCAAGAACAGGCTGAATACCTATGTTTTTTGCTGCAGAACCGCACATTACAGGAACGATTTTTCTATCCCATATGCCTTTTTTCAAGCATTCTTCTATCTCTTCCTGTTTTAGCTCATCTCCGTTGAGATATCGCTCCATGACTTCATCATCCATCTCTATTGCCAGTTCAACCACCTTTTCCCTGAAGCTATCTGCCTCTGCCTTTAATTCATTCGGTATATCAACAACATCAAAGGCCCCTGATATATCATCTTTATATACATAAGCCTTCATGGACAAAAGGTCTATGATACCTTTAAAGCTGTCTTCTTTTCCTATGGGCAAATGTATTGGTAATATTGTTTTATCTGTAAAATTCTTTTTTATGTCCTCA
It encodes the following:
- a CDS encoding nucleotide sugar dehydrogenase, with protein sequence ERCSMKNIWSPRLTSGVTIANYLRREQLIVLESTTYPGTTDEDVRKILEETGLKAGEDFYLAFSPEREDPNNKDFSISNIPKIVGGYTTKCLHVAKTLYDCIVVKIIPVSSTKVAEAAKLLENIYRAVNIALVNELKILFDRMGIDIWEVIEAAKTKPFGFHAFYPGPGLGGHCIPIDPFYLTWKAREYDVPTRLIELAGEINTNMPYYVVNKTVGALNERGKSIKGSNILILGIAYKKDVDDTRESASFRLMELLEEKGAVVDYNDPYFPQTPRMRKYKISKESIPLTKENLSKYDCVIIVTDHSSYNAHFIAQNAALIIDTRNLIGKAGIVSEKVVKA
- a CDS encoding secondary thiamine-phosphate synthase enzyme YjbQ yields the protein MIIHADTIYLETKGFGDTIDITQKVKMIAKDSSIEVGLVTVFCPGSTGTITTIEFESGVIRDLKNALERIVPSDITYEHDNRWGDGNGFSHVRAALMKPSLSIPIIKGALTLGTWQQIVFIDFDNRKRQRNLIVQVMGK
- the kdsB gene encoding 3-deoxy-manno-octulosonate cytidylyltransferase produces the protein MNAINKKVIIIPARYASTRLPGKPLLEIKGKPLIQWVYEAAARSQLKDDIYIATDDSAIRDKAKSFGAKVVMTDKLCSSGTERVYEAVKSIGGDIIMNVQGDEPFIRPDMIDLLFSEMERHKYDMSTLCTFIADEHEYKDPNTVKVVIDIHGFAIYFSRSPIPYLRDGKLQIFKRSSGKDTFIYKHIGIYSYTKDFLEKYINIPKGFLENAESLEQLRVLENGFKIKVLVADYDGFGIDTEEDLKKAMKIL
- the uvrA gene encoding excinuclease ABC subunit UvrA produces the protein MDKIIIKGARQHNLKNIDVVIPKNKMVVITGPSGSGKSTLAFDTIYAEGQRRYVESLSSYARQFLELMDKPDVDYIEGLSPAISIEQKTLSKNPRSTVGTVTEIYDYLRLLFARIGRVYCYGCGKEIKSQHAPQIVDHILSFGSGTMLTVLAPIVRGRKGEYKKELDDLRKQGFTRIMIDNKPYDLYEDIVLDKNKKHEIDIIIDRIKIREGIERRLYEAVELALQKADGIVKIDIEGKGEVIFSERFACPDCSISYPEIEPRMFSFNNPYGACPTCYGLGVKEYFDPELIVPNQDLSLREGAVIPWGEKNPAFFLPFIEGFIQHYNIDIWQPFRELPKHVQDAILFGSNGEEIEFYYDRGSRREIVKRPYEGVIKELERDYKNASVYEKDRYERFINLIPCPACNGARLKKEVLWVKINGLNIYDISRMTIARCLEFFKNIELGSKEQEIARVILKEIISRLKFLMDVGLDYITLSRNSATLSSGESQRIRLATQIGSGLTGVLYVLDEPSIGLHQRDNERLLATLKRLRDIDNTVIVVEHDHDAIVSADYVVDLGPGAGENGGQVVFQGIPDELSRHQDSITGLYISGREEIKIPEKRRKSKGFIRIRGARANNLKNIDVDIPLGVLTVITGVSGSGKSSLVVDTLYPLLKQKLYRSKERAGEVERVEGFEAIDSVIDIDQSPIGRTPRSNPATYTGVFTYIRELFAKLPESRIRGYKEGRFSFNVKGGRCETCTGEGFVKIEMQFLPDIYIVCDVCKGKRYNRDTLEVKYRGKSIADVLEMTVTQASEFFDSIPHIKNKLKVLNNVGLGYIRLGQAATTLSGGEAQRIKLSRELSKRETGKTLYILDEPTTGLHFADIEKLLKVLFELVERGNSVVVIEHNMDVIKCADYIIDLGPEGGENGGRIVAKGTPEEIILCQDSYTGRFLKRYLNRDHGKKS
- the dtd gene encoding D-aminoacyl-tRNA deacylase; this encodes MKAVLQRVKRATVEVDNQVVGTISNGILVFLGIGTGDTIQDIQWMVDKIVNLRIFEKERGRMNESLIDIGGEVLVVSQFTLYGDCTRGRRPSFSGAMPSAEAKKMFEIFLEKMKERVARVESGIFQAYMDVNLINDGPVTIILDSKELR
- the fusA gene encoding elongation factor G, with the protein product MKKYEPNIIRNVGIFSHGGEGKTSIVEAMLFLAGENNRIGRVDDGTSLMDFEPEEIERKITISSSLACFEWNKHKFNLLDTPGDDNFIADAKLCMKVVDGAIIVVSAVAGVKVQTEKVWEYANEFGIPACIFINKMDRERADFNATIEDIKKNFTDKTILPIHLPIGKEDSFKGIIDLLSMKAYVYKDDISGAFDVVDIPNELKAEADSFREKVVELAIEMDDEVMERYLNGDELKQEEIEECLKKGIWDRKIVPVMCGSAAKNIGIQPVLDNIVKYYPSPLFRKEMEVIDIKTGETKIAEVGPDKPFSAYVFKTITDPFAGKLTLFRVYSGEVHPDMTVLNATKDEKERIGQIFYLIGKKQKPAGFASFGDIAVLAKLKDVGTGDTLCDEKSPVRYKGVTVPTPLISFSLQPKAKGDEDKLNSSLSRLMEEDLTIRYKRDEQTKEFILSGMGQIHIEVIVERLKRKFGVDVELKEPKVPYKETIKGTAKVQGKYKRQSGGRGQYGDTWLEISPLPRGEGFEFVDKIVGGVIPKQYIPAVEKGIVEAMEQGMLAGYPVTDIKVSLYDGSYHDVDSSEMAFKIAASMGFKKGMEMANPTLLEPIMKIEVIVPDENMGDIMGDLNSRRGKILGVESKGNNQVVKAMVPMAEILKYAPDLRSMTGGRGTFTVEFSHYEEVPAHIATKIIENAKKEKEQEK